aattgatctaatttgtcgttatcagtttttgtgataatgagttgtttatattccggatataatttgtttaattttcttcttatttttcttaactttctactagtatgtttcttcttatatttcttttcatccatggctctgataccaaattcaATTTTACACATTATTAAGAATTCGATAGTTATTATTTCAGAACAAATATAATACATTtcaaaaaatgtaaattaatttaaatagtaTCGGAGTATTTGAAATTCACATATAATACTTAtactatatttgtatttaaaatgtTATAGCTATATATTTCACCATGTATGTCGAAACAtgtctataatatatataatatattgaattcaaatgtattaaaattgttatttatttttttctcttattaacgatgttaaaatatattattatattaaaaatatattagttatgTATTTACAATCTGTATTGAAAAatgcatataatatatataatgtattgaattcaaaatgtattacaagtataatttatatttatttattttattaatggaaatcatattttcataaaattcacaaatcatcattaattattaaaataattgaaattttaaaaagaaagagacaaaaaaaatgacagaaaaatagagaggaagaaaagagagagaaaatggtGTTAGAAAACAGGAGGAGAGAGAAAGCGGAAGAAAAGAGAAGGACCTCGTAAGAAAAGTAAGGTTACTATGTAAGAATATAGctaataattcataaataaaattatataatatattattaatgtaAATGACCCTTAATATTTTTAGGTTAAGCAAGTTTAATTAGACAAGTCATGTCCCAACCTAATTTTTAGCCCAAAGTAAATAGTGATGGCAATGGAGCAGGGCGAGTGGGTTTAAGGCTATGTGAGGCGGGGGCAGGTTTAAGGTTGTGTTGGGAAGGTGGATGCGGGGCGGGTTGaagtgaattttttaaaattaatgcgAGGCGGGGCGGTACGcaggtatatgtgattttatgtgggttcaaatttaattttaactttttacatgttataagagtgatagaagCATTATTTACTAAGATAATTTCTATAaatctactaaaatattcaaaattgttATAAAGAGTGATAgaagcattatttattaagataatttctataaatctactaaaatattcaaaatcgtaaatgaaaatggttcaacaaaaataatgCAATTTCTTacatattttccaattgacctctaaaaataaatttttaagtcactatcctattaaattaatacaacttaatgaaaaaaagaatttattctTATGAATTTTAGTTTgagtatcaaacttaactagaaaaagaagatATCAAAAATGTTATGCGGGGTGGGTTCATACTGGGCAGGTTTATGCGGGACaagttgaaaattgaaaaaattgttaTGAAGGGCGGGGTGGATTAAAAATTTTACGGGTTATGCTCAATCCGCCCCACCCCCACCCGGcaccgccccattgccatccccaGAAGTAAATTTGAACAATCCAACCCAATTGGTAGACGAGCCTATTTCAGTGTCTCCAATTTCAGCCCATTTGACTGACACCCTTGGAAAAAACATTGCCAAGTCTCTTAGTCTACATCCACAAGGTCAAAAGATGGAGAGCTACAATTAGAGGTTTCGGAGCTCAATTATTTGCAAGCTAGACTTTATTTGTGACCTCTTATCATAAGTTATGACATGGACTGTAAAGCAACTTCTGATCCTACACTCAAAACACTGCAATTACATGTTACACAAAAAAGGCAAGCTGAATGAATATTCGCTTTGCAGCTATAGGAACTGTACAAGTATGTAGATGAAAGTATGCTGGGACGAATATGGACTTTGGATCCTTTCTTAACCTTCAATGTCTAACTTCCAATTCTCCCAATCCAACTGTCAAACTTGAATTGTGACATAGGTTACTGCACAAATGTGAACCATAGCTGCACATTAAACAATTCAGGATAAGTTATTACATTACAAACACCCAAAAAGGACTAcatttttcaagttcaaaatttCTAGTTTGAGCAAAACATAAGCACCAGGAAAGAGATTTTCTAATTGAATCCTCCTATCTGACTCAAGCACAATGTAATAACATGTTAACTCAAATACATACAGAACATTCCCTTACcttaaatttaaagttaaaactgaaaaatcatgATTCATCAAGGTCATTATTGTTAGAGTGACTTGCAGTCTGCTACAATTTCAATGTTGACTTCATGTATCTCAAAGCAGATCGTAGCATCGCTCTAGCTTTCCTATCTGGGATGCATCCACACAACAACATTTCTTCATAAACAGCTGGAACCTGAAAGCCAAAATATTTAGCTGATCCCTACACAATCCCGTATATTTGACAAAGATAACAATCTTAATGTGATTTTCATTACAATTCTGCCATTTATTCTAGAAACTTGATGCTTTTGCTGCATCAAAAGATTGAGGTTCAGAGCTTATATAATGAAATATGCTAACTTAACGTAAAAGAAGAACCAAGAGTAAGACATTAGGTAGAAAAAACCAAGAGAAATAATCAAGAAGATACAAAATGGAAACTCCAACTCaacagaataaataaaaagtaggtGTTTACCCTTTCAAACTTCTCCACACGTATCAAGGTTTTCATGAGAGTGGTGTAAGTAACAACATCCGGCTTCATATCCTGCAGTTGTAGGATATGTGTGGAAGTTAGAATGATATGTAGTCACTAAGGGGAGAAAATACagaaatttgtatatttacTGTGTATAGGAAAAAGATAAGGAGAACTCACATTTTCTTTCATATACTTCAATACAGCAAAAGCTTCAGCATCTCTCCGATCCTCACCAAATGCATTAATTAGTGAATTGAGAGCTAACAGGCTGGGCTTTAGACCATCACCCTTCATGATCGTAAAGGCATTTACTGCTTGTTCAGACAATCCCTATAGGTGGAGAAAGAAACTTTTCACATAAAGGGGTTTATATAAAGGGGTTTATCGTCATTTTCTTAGCCTTAGATTATTAATAATATGGAAATGTTATCTTCCTTATACCTGTGTGTGTGGTGAGTTTAGATTTACCTTGCAACCCAACAGAGCATTCTTTAGGAGGTAACACAATCTTGTTCTTGATATCTTTGGTTTTTACTAGGGACCTAACTTGAGAGATTGGCTATATAAATCTTCATAATCATTTTGCTCCATTCAGAACCTTTTCATTCTAAATTTCTAATAATCAGTTATTCGTCTTTTAGTAAAACTAGTGATTCTGGAAATATCACATTTACCAACACTGACTTATAATCTCTAACAAAACTAAGAAACCTCCTGCCAAACTCAGTACCTCATGTAAGTGTACTAGCGACTAAATATGCCTCTAAGTTAATCATTTTTCGCaatgttttgaaattgaagtGACCTAAACGTGAATGTCATAAAGAATTTGACTCAAGTAACCAATTAGTTTGTACTACCTATATGGatacacataataaatatcTACTATGGGAAATTATGACCTAAGATATCGTGTGAGTAAGTAAGCTATGGAAATTTCACAAAGCAGCTCATCATAGGTCATGATAAGTTTAGAGTTATTTACCCTCTGTGCATAGGCATTGATCAAGGCATTATACATGGTTGAGGATGGCTTCAATCCTGCAGACTTCATTACCTCCAAGCACTCAATAGCATCATTGAACCTTCCTGATTGTCCATAAATATTAATTAGAGTGGTATATGTAACAACGTTGGGAAGTAGGCCCTGACTCTGCATTTTACGCAACAAGCCCTTCACCTCCTCCCATTTCTCGAGCTCACCAAAAGAATTAATCATTATATTGTATGTGGTGGTGCAGGGAGAACATCCACTTTCCTGCATCGCCTCAAACAGCTCCTCCGCCTTATTGTGATGGCCATGCTTACTATGGCAATCTATAAGTGTGTTCCATGTAACAGTATCAGGTTCAATTTCCTCCAACTTCATCCTTTCAAATGTAGACATTGCATGATCCAAACAATTGTACTTCCCAAACGTATCAATCATTATGTTATAGAACTGCCTATCAGGATTGACCCCACTattcttcatttctttaagCACCTGAAATGATCTCTGCCACTCTCCCCTATCACGATAACTAGCTAAGATCCTACTAAACACAAATGAATTTGGCTGAACATTATTAGCTTCCATTTCTTTCAACACAATTCTCGCACTTTCCCACCTACCTGCATTTCCATAAGCATCAATAAGCAAGCTATATGTATGTTCATCTGGTGCGACCCCACTACTCTCCATCTCTGACACAATATACTCAGCATCCTTCAAAGATCCAGTTTTAACATACCCTTTTAAAAGGGCATTAAACGCCCTCGTCCTTGGCTTTAACCCGCCTTCTTTCAACTCCTCAAATATAGCCTCAGCTTCCTCAGTCCTGCCTGAATTACCCAATTCGGATATCAAGTTAACAACAGTAGCTGTTTTAGGGCTCAATCCATTACCTTGAACAATACTCATGAAACCTAAAGCTCTATCAACATCACCAGCTTTAGCGAAACCCACAATCATATCATTCAACAATTGGCCATCAAGTTCAATCATATCAGCTTCAATTTCATAACAGAACTTGTGTAACATGGTCAAATCAATAGAATTACTACGAATAAGGGACTGAATAATCAAACTATAATTAACATAGTCAGATTGATACCCGTCTCTGCGCATTCTACACATCAAATTAAGTGCTTTTTCGAGATCACCGTTTCGTGCACAAGCTCCAATAAGTGCATTGTAGGTTAAAGGGGTGAGTGTTTGCCTCTGAGAGAGCAAAAAAGCCTCGTACAACTTCTCGGAGCGTCCGAGCGCGTGAATAAGAATAGAGTAGAGAAGTTCGTAAGAGAAACAAAGGTTGTGCTTCTGAAGCCATATAACGAGTGCATAGGCTATGGAAATTGAGGATGGGGTGGAGGAGAGACCTTTGAGAAGAGAGTGCCAGAGTGGAGCGGGCACAGCTCGATATGACTCAGCGAGCCGCAACTCGGTGGGGTGGAGTTGTGTGGGTGAAGAATTATCTGAATTGGGttcggtggtggaaagaaattGAAGGAGAGGAGTGAAATCGTAGCGTTGATTTGTGTATGAACCGACATGGTATTCttcatcctcttcttcttcttgtataTTGAATTGGTTGGAGATAGATAGATGGGAAGTTGAGGAGTGTTGGCCAAGAATTTGATGTCGGCGACGGAATTGATAAGGCAGTTGCGACGGCGGAGGAAGTAACAGAGTGTTCATTCTCCATCTTCTTCTCCAGCAAGTTCCGGTGAAGGTTGAGGGCAGAGATAAACCAACCATCTTTCTCACCTCCACCAACTGGAGCAAAGATATTTTATACTATCATAATACAGTTTGAGTTATAATATACTCTCCCTATGCATAATATTATGTCTTATGGAACTCAAATGATTTAATTTGCCTAACACAcgcacaatatttttttttttaaaaaatcatgccTAAACAAATAGCCCACCATCACAAATAAACTATActaaaacctcactaaattaatactcggttaattaataatatctttaagataatattttcttttagtaaCAATTTGGACTAATGgaaaaaaatcacatatttcgataagataataatataatatattttcagaagatCCCTATCTAAATAAATGGTCTCAttagtattataaattattactttttttaaaagtacaaatatatatatatatatatNatatatatatatatatatatatatatatatgagacaTTTCGGTGAAATATAATTCTATTGTGTTATGTTTTTTGTTAAAgtttaaatctagttgaagctcatctttaacttttcttactgcatccaaaagttttggtgttgtcttttcgaactgtttcataaaattgtgaagagttctagatgCGATAAGTACTTCCTCACGCGTGACTGGTTCCAAAGGTATTCTATaatcttcaactttatcatcaacattgtttttttCCGATGGTattcacaattttttcaaaGATCTGGACCTCTGAGCATCTATCATTTTTTCACTCATCCAACAAGTTATTAACGTCCAATTTTTTGTGGTAATCaagatcattaatcatgacctcaTCATGTTCATGAATAACGTTTTCACAAGTAGGCTCATTCAAATTCTCAGAGATTTCATCTTCGAAGGAATATTGTGGTGTCGAAACTCAAAATActcttcaaattaataaaatattaatttatcgattaaataatgcctctacaaaataataatatttcatggttCCACctatattgatttagtaaggGTTTACTGTctctaaaataaaaagaaaaagaagggaaaattgCATGgttaagcaaacatatactaattaattaatcattataGCTAAAGTTTTAGTTAATTACCACTCGTAATTAACATTCAGTGATAAGTATGTGGGCTaagatttcgagtttgtataattcacatatttgtataattcagaattagtataatataatttgtataaattttgtatgatgtaattttgtataatataatttgtataattgtttaaagttcatatgtttatgtttgtataaattcgttatttctagtttatgcaaaaataactcaattatataAACGTACATGCGAATTATATAAACTCACccccgaattatacaaactcgcgaattatacaaacaaggAAACTTAAACTGTAGATACAATCCataattatgcaaactatagctatgaaacataattaaatttacTATAATGACTATTTGTGaaagtttctcaaaaagaaaagcaaaaaatcaataaagacttgatgaaaaattaggaaaaatttaGAATCCCTAGTCCAATCTTTATTTCTCAAACTTTATTTTCAACGACTTCACTCCTCAATTAAAAGAGCTTGACAAGCTGTTGTGAGACCAGATGAGGTTAGGGCTCATCCATCTACTTCTTAGTTGTCACAACATAAGTGAAAGATCAAACAATTTTGGATGATTTCATTAGAAATATTCAAATCTCTCACGAACGACATAAGATTGAATATCATCTAAGATTTCTTCAACTCTATGACTGCAAGTCTTATGAGCAAATCAATAATTGTTTACCTTTTTTCTTATTCTAACAAAAACATTAGTCGTTATCCGACAAATTTGTATTCTTCACCTCCGACAAGTTAAGTTCATAGAGCTGATATCACTGCATAGTAACAAAGAACACGGGTGAGTCTTTGAACTAACCTCTTAAGCATCTCAAAAATAGCAAGAACACTATGCAAGTTTAGTTGTCAATTGGATTCCTTTACCTCTTTATGATTAGTAATGAGCTTATAAGAAGATATCAACATTGCAAAGTGGAGGACATTCAACTAATAAAAGACCTGAAGTGTGCATTTGAACATGAATTTACAAATTTCGTTTCTTAacaaaatatcttttaactCAAGTTGCATCTTAATAATGTCTTCTATGGGATTATTGTATTCCTTGTATCTGTAATCCTGAAACCTCTATTTTGACATTTTCTCATATGAGATTCGTACATTGATTTTTATCCAAAATGAGAGTTGTTTTAGCTTATGCCTGCATGTCTTGTTAGgttaaaaatacaatactttGTGAaccaacaaaattaaaaatatgattagCAAAGAAATCATCAACCATGTTGCATTCTCAAAATGTATGTTCCACCACTATCATAACATTAGATCTCATCAGATTAATTTGATGTACTTCCATAAAGATTCATCAAGGGACCTTTCAATTTCCATTCAAAATCTTCTCAAGATTCAAAGAGTCAGTTTCCAATATGACATGTGATTATGATTAATGCAACATTCCAGACTCATTCTTAAAGCTACAACTTCTTGcactaaattaaatttattccATTCACTAGCCTTCTAGATCTGCATGCACAAAACttccttctttattttaaatacaaaaggCTCGTGAACAAGGAtcatgatttcatgttgttGCACCATTGTAGTTACATTTGAAATATCTCGAGCTAGGTAATTTTTGTGGACAACCTTACAATTAATGATGAGGGAGTATTGCTCAAAGAATCTAACTATCATTGGCCAAGTTGTGGGGATATGCATGAGCCATTGGTACCTTCTTTTTACCAGTGAGTAGATATTTTTGGTGACTTCCATAACCATTCATAAAAGGACAATCTACCACCATATGAAAttgtatttcttctttttttcatattttccaaaGAATGAAGATTGTGATGGCgtcatataaatatttaatcttAGAGGAGCACTATGTATTCCACCATTTGAAAATGGTATCTTTGAGTTGCAAAAAAGGACTTATAACCCCTGTAATAGTAgaaaaagtattttgaattcttAAATCCATAAAAGCAAGAAATGAAGAGATGTTGACATGATTCTAGAGCACCATCTCCACCACAACAAAATAGGACCTCATTAGCAATACCAAATCTCATCAGAACTTCTCCAATTGATAGTCTTTGCTTCTAAAGtcaccaaaagaaaaatgagacTTTAAATGGCACACATTTATTCCACAATTTCTAAAAGTTATCAAGAATATAATGTCTTTGTCTCAATAGTTTCGATGCAAACCTCACAGTGAATTTACCTGAATTGTTCAACATCCACCAAGGCATATGATCTCCATCTTTAAAATCCTCAACTACCCCCAATCTCTTTCAAATTATGATTACAATCATCTTTTGGAAAAGAACTGAAATTTTAACTCCCCATCCCATCTATCATTCATCATAAGCTGACTCACCTTTTCCATGTCATAATTATTTAGGTT
This genomic stretch from Solanum stenotomum isolate F172 chromosome 10, ASM1918654v1, whole genome shotgun sequence harbors:
- the LOC125842308 gene encoding pentatricopeptide repeat-containing protein At5g42310, chloroplastic — protein: MVGLSLPSTFTGTCWRRRWRMNTLLLPPPSQLPYQFRRRHQILGQHSSTSHLSISNQFNIQEEEEDEEYHVGSYTNQRYDFTPLLQFLSTTEPNSDNSSPTQLHPTELRLAESYRAVPAPLWHSLLKGLSSTPSSISIAYALVIWLQKHNLCFSYELLYSILIHALGRSEKLYEAFLLSQRQTLTPLTYNALIGACARNGDLEKALNLMCRMRRDGYQSDYVNYSLIIQSLIRSNSIDLTMLHKFCYEIEADMIELDGQLLNDMIVGFAKAGDVDRALGFMSIVQGNGLSPKTATVVNLISELGNSGRTEEAEAIFEELKEGGLKPRTRAFNALLKGYVKTGSLKDAEYIVSEMESSGVAPDEHTYSLLIDAYGNAGRWESARIVLKEMEANNVQPNSFVFSRILASYRDRGEWQRSFQVLKEMKNSGVNPDRQFYNIMIDTFGKYNCLDHAMSTFERMKLEEIEPDTVTWNTLIDCHSKHGHHNKAEELFEAMQESGCSPCTTTYNIMINSFGELEKWEEVKGLLRKMQSQGLLPNVVTYTTLINIYGQSGRFNDAIECLEVMKSAGLKPSSTMYNALINAYAQRGLSEQAVNAFTIMKGDGLKPSLLALNSLINAFGEDRRDAEAFAVLKYMKENDMKPDVVTYTTLMKTLIRVEKFERVPAVYEEMLLCGCIPDRKARAMLRSALRYMKSTLKL